A single window of Sphingobacterium sp. ML3W DNA harbors:
- a CDS encoding DUF6377 domain-containing protein: MMKRLPILFLFYFFILSVSAQDLSDSTSVYKKLDYVMENQGLYIKKRENDIARLKQEALTLQNDKRAYLEKSYEIFNSYKKFQSDSALHYIMLCKQLALHAPDSVVVSIDLDMAWIFSTIGRYIEAEDILKQLNPDKLSKTILPKYYDSYSAFYSHYGQSNNRAAYYQASERYRDSLLMVLDPKSALYKSTIAIKTLFQGQRKKAKGLFEAMWMEHQDNSEQRAFIAYFIGLIYKQEKNITYQRYYFALSAIADIEIANRDNASLQDLALTYYELRAFDHAFKFIEKAIDDAMECNVRYRIVEGTSFYPIINAAYQKKINTQNKQLQMMLVIISFLSLILIMGLVIIFRQVQRLRKIREELSATNTNLRQLNDDINDKNTQLAESNHIKEEYIAQFFDLCSNYIDKMEEIRKALLKKASSQQWDAIRDQLKSTQMVEREVQQLYVNFDRIFLNLYPNFVSDFNNLITPDEQILPKKGELLNTELRIFALIRLGISDSVKIASFLRYSLRTVYNYRTKVRNKAIGNREDFEDRVRQIAVIDR; encoded by the coding sequence ATGATGAAACGCTTACCTATTCTATTTTTATTCTATTTTTTTATTTTAAGTGTGTCTGCTCAAGATTTGAGTGACAGTACGAGTGTATATAAAAAACTCGATTATGTCATGGAAAATCAAGGGCTCTATATTAAGAAAAGAGAAAATGATATCGCGAGGCTAAAGCAGGAGGCATTAACACTTCAAAATGATAAGCGTGCTTATCTAGAGAAGAGTTACGAAATATTCAATAGTTATAAAAAGTTTCAGTCAGATTCGGCACTACATTATATCATGCTTTGTAAGCAGTTGGCATTGCATGCTCCAGACTCTGTAGTTGTTTCGATTGACTTGGATATGGCGTGGATCTTTTCGACAATAGGTCGTTATATTGAAGCTGAAGACATATTGAAGCAATTGAATCCCGATAAACTATCTAAGACCATACTGCCAAAGTACTATGATAGTTATAGTGCTTTCTACAGCCACTATGGCCAAAGTAACAACCGTGCAGCATATTATCAAGCGAGTGAGCGTTACCGAGATTCTTTATTGATGGTGCTTGACCCCAAATCTGCACTTTATAAAAGTACCATTGCAATTAAGACCTTGTTTCAGGGACAGCGCAAAAAGGCGAAAGGCTTATTCGAAGCGATGTGGATGGAGCATCAGGATAATTCCGAACAAAGGGCGTTCATTGCATATTTCATAGGTTTAATTTATAAGCAGGAAAAGAATATTACATATCAACGGTATTATTTTGCACTTTCAGCAATAGCTGATATTGAGATTGCGAATCGAGATAATGCATCCTTGCAAGATCTGGCATTGACATATTATGAACTGAGAGCGTTTGATCATGCCTTTAAATTTATAGAAAAGGCAATTGATGACGCTATGGAATGTAATGTTCGTTATCGTATTGTAGAAGGAACTTCTTTTTATCCAATTATTAACGCTGCGTATCAAAAAAAGATCAATACCCAAAATAAACAATTGCAAATGATGTTGGTAATTATCAGTTTCTTATCACTGATCTTAATCATGGGATTGGTTATTATTTTCAGACAGGTACAACGGTTGCGCAAAATCCGGGAGGAGCTTTCCGCAACAAATACTAATCTAAGGCAGCTGAATGATGATATCAACGATAAGAATACACAATTAGCAGAGTCCAATCATATAAAGGAAGAGTACATTGCTCAATTTTTTGACCTTTGTTCCAATTATATTGACAAGATGGAAGAAATTCGGAAAGCTCTTCTTAAGAAAGCAAGCAGTCAACAATGGGATGCCATCAGAGATCAATTGAAATCGACCCAGATGGTAGAACGTGAAGTGCAACAATTATATGTTAATTTTGATCGTATTTTTTTAAACCTTTACCCAAATTTTGTTTCAGATTTTAATAATTTGATAACTCCAGATGAACAAATTTTACCCAAAAAAGGTGAGCTGTTGAATACCGAACTTCGTATTTTTGCACTGATTCGATTAGGAATTTCGGATAGTGTGAAGATTGCGAGTTTCTTGCGGTACTCCCTACGGACGGTCTATAATTACCGAACCAAAGTACGGAATAAAGCCATCGGAAATCGAGAGGATTTTGAAGATCGCGTGCGTCAAATTGCTGTTATTGATCGATAA
- a CDS encoding GH92 family glycosyl hydrolase — protein sequence MNFKKVMGGIALFFVLQGVEAQPFSPVDYVNPLIGTQSKYELSNGNTYPAIAMPWGMNFWTPQTGNMGDGWVYTYTADKIKGFKQTHQPSPWNNDYGQFSIMPTTGEPVFDQEKRASWFSHKAEIVKPYFYSVYLADYDVTTELTPTERGAAFRFTFPRTEQANIVIDAFDKGSYIKVIPGENKIIGYNTRNSGGVPDNFKNYFVIVFDRAFDFKSAVKSGAINSNLLELEDDHAGAIVGFKNLKRGEEVIARVASSFISFEQAELNLKEVKGKTFDEIAEAGKAKWNEVLGRVEVKDSDADRLKTFYSCLYRSTLFPRDFSEIDAQGNRIHYSPYNGKVLPGEMFTDTGFWDTFRSLFPMLNLLYPEMNDRMQAGLVNAYKESGFLPEWASPGHRESMIGNNSAAVVADAFITGRKGYDANLLWEAVQHGANQSHPKISATGRFGYKVYNQLGYIPTDQNINQNVARTLEYSYNDWSIYQFGKALGRPASEIEVYAKRAMNYKHLFDAETKLMRGKKSDGTFITPFAPSAWSKEYTEGNAWHWSFCVFHDPQGLIDLMGGKQAFNAMLDTVFVIPSYEGMKSRSMIHEMREMQVMNMGQYAHGNQPIQHMPYLYNYAAEPWKSQYWVRKIMDNLYLPTPDGYCGDEDNGQTSAWYVFSALGFYPVAPGSGEYVLGSPQFESVKLNLQNGNVVEIDAKNQYKNNVYVNQVKVDGKIYTKNFFRYKDLMKGAKIQFDMSEKPNKNRGIKDDDAPYSFSKMKL from the coding sequence ATGAATTTTAAAAAAGTGATGGGCGGAATTGCTTTATTCTTTGTCTTACAAGGAGTCGAAGCACAACCCTTTAGTCCAGTGGATTATGTGAATCCACTGATTGGTACGCAATCTAAGTATGAGTTATCCAATGGCAATACATATCCTGCTATTGCAATGCCGTGGGGAATGAACTTTTGGACTCCTCAGACAGGAAATATGGGGGATGGTTGGGTATATACCTACACCGCTGATAAAATCAAAGGATTTAAACAGACTCACCAACCAAGCCCATGGAATAATGATTATGGTCAATTTTCCATTATGCCCACTACGGGTGAACCGGTATTTGATCAGGAGAAACGTGCCAGTTGGTTTTCGCATAAGGCAGAAATCGTGAAACCGTATTTTTATAGTGTTTATCTAGCTGACTATGATGTGACGACTGAGCTTACACCTACAGAGCGAGGAGCTGCCTTTCGTTTTACATTCCCTAGGACCGAGCAGGCAAATATTGTTATTGATGCTTTTGATAAAGGATCGTATATAAAAGTAATTCCAGGAGAAAATAAGATTATCGGGTACAATACACGAAATAGTGGTGGAGTGCCAGATAACTTTAAAAACTATTTTGTCATTGTTTTTGACCGTGCTTTTGATTTTAAATCTGCAGTAAAAAGTGGAGCGATAAACAGTAATCTACTTGAACTGGAGGATGATCATGCTGGGGCAATAGTGGGGTTTAAAAACTTAAAACGTGGTGAAGAAGTAATCGCGCGAGTGGCATCCTCTTTTATTAGTTTTGAGCAGGCAGAACTTAATCTTAAGGAAGTAAAAGGAAAAACGTTTGATGAGATTGCAGAGGCAGGGAAAGCAAAATGGAATGAGGTGCTAGGGCGTGTCGAGGTGAAAGATTCAGATGCCGATCGATTAAAGACCTTTTATTCGTGCTTATACCGATCTACGTTATTCCCACGTGACTTTTCAGAAATCGATGCACAGGGAAATCGTATACATTACAGCCCTTATAATGGAAAAGTACTTCCTGGCGAGATGTTTACCGATACGGGATTTTGGGATACATTTAGAAGCTTATTTCCTATGTTAAATTTGCTTTACCCAGAGATGAATGACCGTATGCAAGCAGGATTGGTAAATGCTTACAAAGAAAGCGGGTTTTTACCAGAATGGGCATCTCCAGGCCATCGTGAATCGATGATTGGGAATAACTCTGCAGCTGTTGTTGCTGATGCATTTATTACAGGTAGAAAGGGGTATGATGCGAATTTATTATGGGAGGCGGTACAGCATGGAGCGAACCAATCTCATCCGAAAATATCAGCTACGGGACGTTTTGGTTATAAGGTTTATAATCAATTGGGATATATACCTACAGATCAGAATATCAATCAAAATGTAGCACGAACTTTAGAATATAGTTACAATGATTGGAGTATCTATCAATTTGGAAAAGCGCTGGGTAGACCGGCGTCAGAAATTGAGGTGTATGCAAAGCGAGCTATGAATTATAAACATCTATTTGATGCAGAAACAAAGTTGATGCGGGGTAAAAAATCGGATGGAACTTTTATTACTCCTTTTGCCCCAAGTGCGTGGTCGAAAGAATATACAGAAGGTAATGCTTGGCATTGGAGTTTCTGTGTCTTTCATGATCCACAGGGATTGATAGACCTCATGGGGGGAAAGCAGGCTTTTAACGCGATGCTGGATACTGTATTTGTGATTCCTAGCTACGAAGGGATGAAGAGTAGGAGTATGATCCATGAGATGCGTGAAATGCAAGTCATGAATATGGGACAATATGCACATGGTAATCAACCCATTCAGCATATGCCCTACTTGTATAATTATGCTGCTGAACCCTGGAAATCGCAATATTGGGTTCGTAAAATAATGGATAATCTATATTTACCAACGCCTGATGGTTATTGTGGTGACGAAGATAATGGTCAAACTTCTGCATGGTATGTATTCTCAGCATTGGGTTTCTATCCTGTGGCCCCAGGTTCGGGAGAGTATGTACTGGGATCGCCTCAATTTGAGTCTGTCAAATTGAATCTGCAGAATGGTAATGTGGTGGAGATTGACGCGAAAAACCAATATAAAAATAATGTTTATGTCAATCAGGTGAAAGTAGATGGAAAAATCTATACGAAGAACTTTTTTCGATATAAAGACCTTATGAAAGGTGCGAAAATACAGTTTGATATGTCTGAGAAACCTAATAAAAATAGAGGAATTAAGGATGACGATGCGCCTTACTCATTCAGTAAGATGAAATTGTAA